The DNA window TGGCCTCTctcccaggtgtccctgtgagCCAGAGacatgtcctgctgccagccctgcaacccttgctgccagccctgtggcCCGACCCCActggccaacagctgcaatgagtgctgtgtcaggcagtgccaggactcCACTGTGGCCATCCAGCCCTCTCCCGTGGTGGTGACCCTGCCtggccccatcctcagctccttcccacagaacaCCGTGGTGGGATCCTCCACCTCCGCTGCTgttggcagcatcctcagctgtgATGGAGTGCCCATCAACTCCGGGGGCTTTGACCTCTCCTGCATCACCAACCGCTACAGATGTCGGCCCTGCTAAagctgctgtcactgtcctTGGGGAAGAACCTGCAGGACTTCAGAACATGGCACTGGGCAGTCGATAGAGCTGTGAGACACTGCTTTAGAGCTTCAGGATGATGTTTCCTTCTGCCACTCTTccatctctttcctttcctctccatgTTTCCTGAGTCCAACCCAGGAGGACCTGTCACATTTCTTCCCTCTTTGGGCAGGCGgctggacaggctgcaggagctccaCTGTATCTTAGTGTCTGCTCCTGGTGCTCTCTATGAgccacttctttttcttctttggacCCATTAAATTTCTTGCACATCCACGTTGGCCCTCCACAGGCTCCTTTGTTCTTTAGCAAGACATCCAGTCTAACCTGGGAAAAAGGTGGAGGAAGGCCAGGTTAGAGCTCCATATAGTGTCCTTTTCCTTGGACCTAAGGAAAACATCCCTTGCTATTCCAAAGCCAATGATCATCACAGACACCATGGGTCTAAAGGGTAGCTCGGGTGGGGACATGTAATGACAGTTTTTGGGAACAACCAACAACCTTCATTCTCCTCCACTCCATGACTCCATCAGAGGTCCATGGCCAGCACACAGAGGCACAGGCACATGAGATATGTATCTCCTACAGTCCCTAAACAGAGACAGGCAAAAGTGCTGGTCTGAGATGCAGGGCTGAAATAATAAATGAGTTAGGATTAGTATCTGCCACACTCAGGCTATGCAGTCAAAAATGACTTTTGGCTGAGTCTGTGTGAATGATTTCTGTCTTCACTATTAATTGAAAACATTTCTCCGACGTATGGATGTCTGTCCATCAGTGCCTTCCCGACTGAATCCATTGATCCAAGCAGTGACCAAAAGCATCAGTCAAAAGAAGACAGACCCTGGTGAACAAAGGTTGTCTGCCATGGACAGTCCACAGAGCAGAGAGTCATAGAAATTTTTGGATGAGAATGAGTCATATGGTTCATCTAATGCAATCCACTTGCCAAGGGCATTGATGCTTTTCACTGGAACaagctgctccaagccccattcaacctggccctgaacacttgAAGGGATGCAGCGACCATAACCTCTCCAGGCCACCAGTGTcagtgcctcagcaccctcacagggagaactttcttcctaatacctaatctaaacttCCTGTCTTACGATTTTACCCCAATCCCCTATTTTCCCCTAAAAAAGTACCTTCTGCGCAGACCGTCCTTTCATTGTGCCCATGTGGTTTCCAGCTGAGAACATAGACGTTCATAGCTGGGAGAAAATGAGATGTGCTTGGCtaagtttatttgtttggggattttccGCTGGAATTAGTCACCTAAAGATACATACACTGTAGACCGGGACTAGCAAGAGGGCTCTTCAGAAACTGAACTTCTCTTGTCATAGCCAAGAGAAATGCGACTCACTAAAGGCTGAGTCAGCAGATCCAAATCAGACTTCTGTTTCAGGAGGCAGATGCGGGTTCCCAGAAGACCATGTTGCTTCTCTAACATTTTTGAGGGactgttctgctgtgctttAAAGAGTCCACGCTGGGGTACATGGGGTCCATATCCTGGGCCCAGGATGCAATGGGGCCATGGATCTATGCcgggctgctccttcctgggCTTAGTAGCAATATTGTCCTTCCAGTGTAACTGGCCAGACTGGTCCTGTTTCCTGCAGAACCCATCATATTGGAGAGGAAATACATTTCTgaggacacagccctgcccgtCATTGTGCCCATGTGGTGTCCAATAGCGTGCAAggtctgttggaggacagatCTCCAACGGCCAAGGATTGAAGACCAGGCAGACGCTGACTTGCTAGTGAGAAGAAAGGGTATACGAACACAGCTGGGACTGGCCCTTGGTCAGAGCACTGGGGGGGACAGGGAAGCTGAGTAACAGCAGGGTCATTCTCAGTGTTTGTGCTCTATATATACCTGTCCTGTACCGCTGAAGGTGCCCAGTGCTCAGTGAGATGGACGACAATGGTGTTTGTGCAGGAAAGCACAGGGTGTGAGTTCATGTGGTCCATGGAGTGTTGTTTGCCTGAGCCACTAGTTTGAGCCCAGCTGTGTTTTCAGGAGATTTCTTTCCTGCAACCAGGAGACCATGGACACCCAAGGAATGCCATGATTTAGAGTTGTTCCTGGGGCGGAAGTCCAAAGTCTaaaaactttttattaaaatccaTACCCAAATATGTGAACAGACAATGAAGCCAAAGGCCATTTACTTCCATTCATGGAAGGCGGACtcctgaaaaaaacatgagGAGTCAGGGGGTCACTGGcctgcagagcatccccagGTTACTGTGGACATGCTCAGTGCACCAACTGCCCACTTCCCCTCTGTCTGTAATTGGAGGTGTGCTGGCCAGAAAGTGGGCCTTCGgtctctgtgtgctctgctgggGCCATGGTAGCCCCTGGGGTGAAATGGTTCACAGGAATGGGGACTGCACTGCATAGCCTGGTTGTGGCAGATACTGATCCCAAACTGGGAATAACCTCAGCCCTGAATGTCTGGACATTCTCATGTCAGGCCTGTAGATGAAGTACGAGTGTCATCTATCTTGGAGAATGTGTGCTGCTCATGGACCCTAAACTGGGCAATGGAGGGCAGAAGGAAGACAAGAGGTAATGGTAGTGTCTGAGGCATTGTTGTTTCCCATGCCCACTGCTAACACTCTTTAGACCCATGGTCTCCTAAAGCCCTTT is part of the Pithys albifrons albifrons isolate INPA30051 chromosome 25, PitAlb_v1, whole genome shotgun sequence genome and encodes:
- the LOC139682865 gene encoding feather keratin Cos1-2-like: MSCCQPCNPCCQPCGPTPLANSCNECCVRQCQDSTVAIQPSPVVVTLPGPILSSFPQNTVVGSSTSAAVGSILSCDGVPINSGGFDLSCITNRYRCRPC